CTAACAAACATATATGAATTTGGGCATGTCTCTCATGATAACCATATACTTATTCTGTGTCTATTGTATATTATGAAACAtacttaaaagaagaaaaacataattcagACTATTATATTCCAACTTGGGTGAACAGTGTTACTCTTTATTTACAATAACacaattaaaaggaaaatcaagcTCTGTGAGTTTTCAGTGTCACTCATACTGTAAAACAGTAGGTGTTGAAACACTGTGCAGATGTGCACTTATTGCATTCCAGATGAGGATCAGATCTACTTTACCTTTCAAGTGTTTTGAAAGACTGGATAATATCCTTTGCATGACACCAAAGAAAGTATAcctaaatgaatgaataaagaGAAATGTCATTATACTAATAAATATGTATAGAACTCAAAAAAGGAAGGCATATCTGAAGACAGAAACCTTGATGATTAAATCCACTGATGACTCATACCACTGTGGCTCTGTATCCACACCTGTGAAATCACTCCTGATCCTTTGCAACATTCAGCCATAACCTTGCATGAAGAACCTAGGATTTCAAGCCAGTGGATCGAGAGTAGAAAGTTTCAAATGATTCACCAAAGCATACCATACTTCCATATCTGAAGAAGCTTTAATTTTAAtgacaaaggaaataaaatagacaATGTTTTGGTGCTGTGGGGCATGCTGATGTTTGAATAATTTACTAAACACATGAAATTCTATGAAGGGAAAGTGGCAAGCAAGAGGGCAGACTTGGCTGATGAAGCAAACAATGGATGTTCAGAAAGTAAGAGAAGGTTGTTCTATCAGTCTGGGAGATGACTGcattaggaggaaaaaatatagttGCATTTAAGAGTAGTGTAGAAAGATCAAGATGGAGAACAAAAGAGAGAGCATGGTACTGAGTTAGTCACTTATAgtccttctttcccctttacTTGCTATCTCTGTGgtgggaaaatgaaaacctcAGGATGTTGCTAATACAAAACCTGCTTTAAATCTGACAGGGGCAAGATTAATGAAATTGATATACCTCAGCGATGTTAGTGTGAAAGTGGGATTCCTATTTACTTAGAAAAGCTCCTAGCATACTGAACTTGACTAGTAGGAGAGAAAAAGATCCAAAGTGTTTGTCTTGGAGACCTATTTGGTGTGGTGTTTCAGAAATGGATTGAAAAGTGCAAAGAACTTTggttcttctgcagcagctacAGTGATTGGAAATATGTTTTCTCAATAATGTAGGGTACCTCCACAGCTGGTGCTGCCTGTGACATTCAGTAACTGATTTCTGAAAAAGATGTGATTGTGCAGTACTCTCTGGCTCCTACGAGAAGTCCAGGGCACAGAAGAAACTACTGGATGTTTGGAATGGATTTTGCTCAAATCCAAGAATCAAGCCACCTACTCATCCAATTAAGCACACAAGGAAGTATAACTGTTGCAAAACTCCAGATGTAAAGACTACAAGATGCCGTGGAAGTTCAGACTGAAATGAATGATTATCATCTTAGCCTTATCTCAGCCATAGGATAGACATGGTAAAATCTAACAGCAGATGTGAAAACATTCTTcagaactaaaataaaaaagaagcttAGTTCAAACACCGAAGTcaagcaaatggaagaaaaataggaCTATGAAAATAAGTAAGGTAAAGAAATTACAGGAAATCTAGTTTTTGCTCCCAGAGCACATGTTATATCAAAGGAACAAAGGGCTCTGTCTGTGAAAGAGCTTAATGCAAAGGCTGCCTTGGAACAGTGGAAACCAGAGGCAGGTCGGTGCTAGCTCATTGTTTGCACAGTGGCAGGttgtatttgttcatttactGGCAAGTAATAGGATGTCTCATTAGAGTAAAACACAACAGCATCCAATACATGTTCTGTAGAAAATGAATCCCTAGACTTTCAGATGACAAGTAATTAGGAATCCTCTCTGGTGTAATTTCAGCATGCATTTCAAGGAcatgagatttttcttaaataagagGTATGTGGTAAATTATgcattttaccttttctttgaGTGCTCATACTAACATCCAAGATTTCACTATTTTAATCTAAGCAAATGATAAAATCAGCAATGTGAGTGATGTAAtattaaatcaaacaaaattattgttctctttttttcagctcCATCTATTCCACACTTTAGTTCACAGTAGCTGGAATCACCATTAAGTAGAGGTTACTGGATGCAATAAAGAATGCTGCAGGCAgatcagtaggaaaaaaaaaaaaaaaaaaaggctcaatTTCTTAGGTTTGTTTCTCAGaagtaaagcaaagaaattGTTAGACactggtggccctgcctatAACAGGGCACTGGAGCCTGACaatccttgaggttccttccaacccaagccattctgtgattctatggagaGTGAATAGTACAAGAAAGTAAACTTTTGACTACTTCCATCACATCTGAATATTGCTTTCAGATAAAAAGATAGAGATCTACTGCTTAAATTtcaatgtttcttttctgttacagaaaagaGTAGAATGTAGGTGGTTTGATGGCTCATTTACATGCATCCACAATCCCTAGaaaaagcattcttttctttcctgttctcatTCTCATCAGTGTGTTACTTAATTATCTTGAAAAGAGCATCAGATCACCTGGCTGCCACTGATCATTGTTCTTTAGTGgttcttcctgtctttttttaCTGCAAATATGCTCATAGAGGACTAAAGGAATTCCAATTTCAGATTGTCCTGACAAGAAAGAGGATAAAAGTCTCAGTCTTCACCTAAATCATCTTATTGTCAAGCTGCTCTTTTCTGACACAAAGTTCCAAAAGCTTTATAAATGACAAACTGAATAGTATGTAACTTCAACTACAATGgaaggtttttgtttatttcttttttgaaccCATAGGAGCAGTTACAGAAGTGTCAAGATGCCTAGTCTGAATTTGCACATAAAAATGATATACATGCATTAAAACTGAGTCCTCAAGATTACCTTGTTAAGTAGTTAGAAATTAGCTTAAAATCCActgacaaggggaaaaaaatatatgcatttttagtAAGAAATACATCTATAATATAAAATTGCAGCTGGTGACTTTTACCTGTAAGATGGTGTGCGCTGCATGCGTAACGGGAAAGATGCCTTCAGTTGGAGACAAACAGTTTGAAAAATCAATATAGTATCCAATTTTAAAGGAGTCCAGAATTAAAGTAATCACTGCAAATAATGTAATTCCACCTGCAAATGAAAAGATATTAGAAAATGTTGTTGTATGTAGTCTAGAGACAATCTGTACCTCATGCTAAAACCTTGAGAACGCTATTCCTATTCTTGTTTAGGGAAATAAAAGTGGATTTATGTTCATGAGGACAACTGACTTAGAGAGATAAGTAAGATTACTGAAAGCCTATGCCCAGTACATCACTATAGCGTACTACCATACACACCTAGTCCATCCAGCGATAGACCTGAAGACACTCAGCTCCTTGTAGATGGCTCTCAAGTCCTTGTAAGATCAGCCTCTCAAAAGGTATCACTGAAGTGGCCATCTAGTGCATGAATTAATGCTCTACACAGTCACAAAGCAAACTATACAAGGCAGGGGGACTGAACAATAATGTTACAGTCTCCGTGCCCAAGAGCTCTACAACAGGCAGTAACACAATCACTTGGTATGCCATCCCCATTGTTTGGAGGTTACACTTCATGTCAGAGACCAAAACTGCAACAAGCTGCGTAGTTTGGTTTCCCAGAAAGGAGCCAAAGACAAAAACTTCAGTATCATAAATTAATCCTAATTATTGGTATACATCACTATTAGAAATGATGAAGATGGTTCCACTAATTTTATATTTGTAAGCTGAAGAAATATGATATAATTTCTATTGGGCACCATACTAAGAAAATTTGACTGCTTTTTGAACATTCATTgaaatttctttgctttagaaGATGAAGAATAGGATTTTCAGTATTGCAAAGTGTTGGCTTAATTCTTTCTATTAACCATTAAAAAGCAGGAAACTATGACAATGCAGTTGTGAAAATATCTCTCTAAAAATAGAGCTTGGGTTTAAATAAAGGACAATTTAAtgcaagtaagaaaaaaatgcgAGCTGAAGTCTGCCAAGAGCTGGGTAAAGTGGCTGGCCACCTATGCTTTAAACAagatgtgctgctggagaacataatgaaataaagcCATTTGTGAAGCTGATCAATTTTCTCTTTGAGTTCCTTGTTTCAGCAGGCTGAACTTCTAAATAGTGACCACACAGCTTTTCATTACAGAAGAGCGTCCTCAGGTGAATAAAATTGGGAATAACTAAAGGAAAGGAGCCCATCTATACGAGGCTTCATCAGTTTCCCTGGGATTATTTGGGTCAGTACAACTGGACTTCGTTAAAGACAAAGAAGTCATAGGAGCTTACATCACAGTAAGTCTGCAAAAGTGGTTGGTCTACCATGCAAGCTGGAAGGGAACTGCTTTAGTTCACAAAGTTCACATTTAGGTGAAAAAGGCTCCAGGGAACTTTTCTGTAACCAATTCTTGTCACTGGCCATTTCTCCTTCTAGCTTTGTTAAGTGCATGCTAGGACTTGGCTAAAAGAGGGCTTTGTTAAGTCATTCTCTTCCCATATTTGCCATAGCCACCTAACACCACTTTTACCAAAACAATAATCACTGTTTGAAGGAAAAACGAAAATACACTGAGCTGGAGTTTACACGCTAGACTAACTGATTCACACACATTTTCTCCAGTGATGAAAGCAAGATGTTCTTCAAAAACAGCTGATAAAGCTAATCAAGAATTgccttgaaaaagaaaggaaagttgTTTTCTGTGGAAAGACTTGGTGAAAATGTGTCCATTCCCCTCGTTTTTGGACTTGTCTGCCAGATAAAAGATTTCTGTGACAAAACCATTGATACATGAAAGGACAAGAGGGATCTTGGCAGAGGAACTGCCACCATAGCTTAGCTAAGTTTTCTTTTACCATTACAGGATAAAAGAGTTTTATTTACTTGATGTAACTACAAGAAACTCTTAAGAATAGGAAAGTGTAGGACTTTCCCTAAGGACAAATTTATTGAATTGCAGCATAGACATCCAAGAAAAGCTGTGGAAGCCGCCACAGCTAAGAACATATTACAAagagcaatgctgtgctggTAAAAGAAATGGATAAGGTAACCAAGTAGTGCATTCCAGGATCTTATTTCTCAATGTCTGTAACTCCTTATATCCTGTAGgacaaatgaaatgctgtgaaTTCTGTGCCAACAGAAGAAAGGGCAGGGGGTACTGCTGTACTCACCCATGTTAAGTAGTATTTATTCCATGCATAGGAGGAGAAAGTTTTTCTCTCTAAGAAAAGCATAGCTTGGTCCAAAATAGGATCAAATTAAACCTTGCAATAACGAACTTTGGCAGCTTTTAAGTCACAAAAGGTAATAAATGAAcgaaaaaaaaagagcctgaGAGCTGAATATCATTTTGGAAAAGAGTGAATAGGCAAAAGAAGCAGTTGGCACATAAGTCCATACATTCAAGAAAGAGTCTATATTGTTATACAttacaaaacaataataattaaaataaaatcccctatatatatatatgtatgtatatatatatatatatattgtataacTTGTGCCCTTACAAAAGGCACCTGAACTGCAAGTAAGGGCCATTACAACCCTCCACTGTCCATGTGGATTTGTATATTTTTCCTACAAGGTAATGCTAGCTTTAGATTATATACTTTACCTGTTAAACTATACACTGGTCTGGACAAGTATCTCATCCTCTTCTGACTCCAAGTTATTCTAAAGTTTGATGGTTGAATTTGGTGATCTTGAAGATCCAGCCTACAAATGGGAGCCTGGGGCAGCCCGACCCATTGGTTAGCAGCCCTGTTCATGGTGCAGTGGTAGAAGTTTCaagatctttaaggtcccttccaacctaagccattttatgattctacaaaaCAATTCTAAGGCATCACTGAACAGATGCAAATGGGAATATCTGGAATACATGAGTAGAGAGAGCCCTTGAGGATATTTCTGACTGGTGCTAATAAAAGGACTATTTCATTGCCTGGAAAAGGTGATACATCCTGTGGGAATGTTGCACGTAAAAACTTCTTCCTCCAAAATCTGTACTTTATTTCTTATGTGCTGCCAAAACAGCCTGATACAttgggggaagagaaaaaaaaggctctaTATCTTTCAGTACTGTAGGTGGAACGTTGGAAAGTGTTTAGAGAGTTTTCCCACACAATCCCTCAACACGGATCCTTATGCCCGTATTTAATTAGTGCTCGTTTTGTGTGCACGGATCCCCAGCACCTGGATGCACCCTGATAGAGATGCATAGGGGATTGGTGCAATACAGAGCTGGATGATGGCACACACGTCCTGTGCCCGGTGCCACCTGTGTGCCACATACTTACACTTCAGCCAGCGGGCTCCAGCATGAGTGTCCTTGTCCCGGATCAGCCTCCTCTGcgtgcagctcctgcacaggTACCACAGCATCCACAGCAGCTGAACGAGCATCAGCGTGATGAGGTAGGAAAGCAGGTGGCTCTTGCTGATACCCACGGCGTGCACAGCCCAGGCGAAGGTGAGCAGCAGCCCGGCCAGGAACAGATTGATGCCATACTGGCTGCTGAGGATCTCGGCGTTTTTCTGCGGGTAGCTGCCTCCCGCGGAGGACGAACAGCCGCTTTTCTCCATCTCCCAGTCGCTCGCTGCGGGCAGCCGGCTCCGCTTCCCCGGGCAGCCCCGAAGCAGCCTCAGGCCCGGCCCACAGCGGCACcgggggcggagcggggccgccgGCTCTCGCCGTGCCTTTCGCCGCCGCGGGGCCGCATCATGCCCCGGGGTCGGCCAATAGCTGGGGCCGGCAATAGGACTAGAGGAGAAAACGTTCCGTGACCTATGGCCAGAAGACAAGGATGCACGTAAACCTCCAAATCCAGAGCACCAGTTGATTGCCTATGGGGGCTGACAAGAATTCATCCCGGCGTAGAACATGAAATATTGCAGATGGTACAGCACACATTCTCTTAACCCTATAGCTATTCACGTAGCCATAGCTTGGAGGCCAAATACGAAGATAAACTGGTCCTAATTCTGACCAGGCATGTCTCACATTTTTACCCTAACATTGCTGGTAGCATAAACAAACATCTAAAgtactgctgtttgttttacgGTTTCTTGTTTTACCCTCTGCAATCTATGCCTCACATGAAATTAAACCACATACTCAACTACTTACACAATTGGAAGGAATGAGAAGATGGCATCTATTTTACTCCCACTGGCAAAACTTACGACTTTAAGCTTCTCTTCTGAAGCCAAAGAACAAAAGTAACGAAGGACATTTCTGGTAACAGATGAACACTTCCATCACCTCCAGCACAGAACTACATTCGTCCTTCTCTGAAGCTTATAGAACTGCTATGTTCTACTTGGTATCTTACACAAACATTACATctaaagcaaaggaaggaaggtgctttcattttgcagagCTTCTACGTGTAACTGTCTGGgctattttatttccattccttttaAGGGGATTCTAGAGCATCCCATTTTATCTGTGAATGAAAGCTCTTTGACACTGGCACATATTCTCAAATGAAATCAgtggaaatggagaaaaaaatatatatatacagatatatacttatatatagTGTGTTTTGAAGCCAGCAAATATATTCAAGCTTTAGTGCAAGTAAGGCTTCTGGGAACCTAATAACTGTTCTCAGGAAACCATTAAGATATCGCTTTCTGATCTCTTGCCCTGAGTTCTTGATTtggtaaaaggaaaataagcgAGATTTTGTCAGGTTGTTAAGGATTTAATATTCTTACCAGATTCACCACTACTTGCTTTTGAGCATAGAAGGATACGAGTATTGCATTTGATACTCAAAATGGTTACCAGAGGACTTTGCAAGACTTTTGTGCAGTAAGCTTCTCTCTCTACCTGGGATTTGCAGAAAGTCAGTAAGTAAATACCTCTAACCAAGTCATACAAACTGGTATTAGACAATCAATTAGCCCAGCTGAGAGGTCATGAAAGACAAACACAGGCAAAATGATGGGTTGACAAACCCAAGAACGGTGGAATTTGATGGTTAAACAATTACATACTAACCAATAATTGATCACTTTTATACAAAGTTTATTAAGATGTCCAGAAGAATACATTTGAAACAGACATGTAGCAAATATTAATTCAAGAGGACAAAGCAACTTAAAGCACCCAGAGCATTCACATAgttgataaataaaaatacaatgacTTTGACCATCCCTGAGCAACAGTGCGTTTAGATATCACAAAGAACAAAGTAACTCAAAGGACACATGTGTGCAGACATAAAACTGTTGGAATTTGTTAAAAGATGAATATTTGAAGATCTTTTCAGAACAactatttttgattttttttttcttaattatttttatatatttttaaaaatcaagctGTTTACAAGCTACCTAGCAATAGTGCTGGATGCATTTTGGTTTGCTTCGACTTATCCTTTACTTTGCACCCTGACAGCAACGTTTTTTCTTCAATGAAACAGCAGTAACTTCAGACACCTACATTTTTCATTACTAAACATTTCACATATGGTGTTTTCAGCAATGATGTGAATCTGAAAGTCAGAATAACAAACATGGTCTCTTCTAACTGTCCAAAATTCAAGCCACAAAGAGTAAAGCATGTTTCATTACCCAGCTTTTACATATTTCTATCATCCATGAAAAGTATTTAACACAATGACATATATAAAATGGTCTGAAAACTAGATGGTGCCCAGATACTTAAGTATCACAGCGAAGCTAAACAAACTGACAGTGTTATTGTATTTACCCAGCTGTATGTGAGTAATGGCTTTTAATTTGATACTGACTTCTAttgctgaggaaggaaaaatggcaattttatTAACAGGcactttaaagaataaaaagtgactttttgaataaaaacatcCAGAATACTAAAACATAGTGCATACatcaaaatagttttctttgtgctctttATTTCTTGCACAATGTTCCTATTGTTCACTGTATTGCTGGTTACTCACAGGTTGATAACCAACCTTTGGCTGTAGACAAATGATGTCAATATGAGTGTAatccatttatttcactgttggCACTGTCGGACTATCAATGATGTAAATTTCAACCAGCTTTCTAGACTTTTACCCAGATCCAtatctttctttcaaatacttACATATTTGAAGTCAAGTGGTTAGatcaatgaaatatttccttcattATAACACACATAACATTATAAATTTAGTGGATCAATAAATGCCTCCTCGGTTGTCATCTATGTGCAAGTTTATAAGCTCAAAGAGATTCCAAATATTAGTATTTTAGCTATCAATTcaattgtaaaaataatatattaaaaaccCATAATGCATAAATTTAAGCAtcacttatttttaaaccagTCAACATGCTTCAAGCAGAAAGTTGGACTAAGTGACCTCTGGAGACCCCAGATGGGATTTAAGACTAAGTGAATGACTAATAAGTCACTTTTATAATGTAGTTacaaagaaagcatgaaatgCATTCATGTTACTAAGATAAAATCTATATTTCAGTTAGTTTTAAATCATCTGCCTTCTTGCAGACACTGTTTGAACCATGAGTTAATGTCAGTTTCATTTATAAAATCAGGTAGCTCAGTAATCAGAAGTCTGGAATGGAACTAAAGCAACATCCACTTTGTAGGATAATTGTTACTTGAATCTTCCACatgaagctgaaagaaaagaaaaagcacatcaaatgcttttatatgtatatataaatatacatctaatgcttttatatttgtatatatacacacacacaaacactaTAAGGCTGTATATACTTCACAAGTCGTATCCTGTGCTAATCTAATATTCATCAGTTGGATGACTTTACATCATCAATCAATAATATACTGTACAAAATAATTTACCTGGCTGCTCATAGAGAAAACCAGGATGTCTTCCTAAGATTTAGCTGTTCAGAATATCTTCAGTTCACTTATACTTCTTACTTTCTACCTCTGAGTATAAAGTAAAGCAATATGGTTGTCTTAGTTTATTAATATGAGCACAGCTCTAACAGCTCACAATACACTCTTTCCCCACCTCTGCATTGCTTAAATAGAACACGCAAATAAGAAAAGGGTATTCTTCCTTTAAAGATAACTGCATATTCTCAGGTAACTCCATTTGCCGTAAGATTTCAGCATTCTAAAactgtatataaaatataaagaaagaatCCTCAAATGGTTTGTAAAAGAAATCAACTCatgcaacaagaaaaacatttctatgcACTTAAATAATTCAATACTTTACCTGTAAGACTTATCCTAGGAGTGACACAAGCATCACAACACCCATAAACTGAATGAACAACACCACAGGTGTGATAAATGACCAGACTGGCCATAAGGCAACGTTAAAACtgggaataaaagaagaaagctttagTTCAGCTGTCACGCTGTGGAAAAACCAGGCATAGAAGTAAATCATagcacaagaagaaatgaaattcaaaCAACTTAACCCAAGGAATACTTATTTCTTTACAACTTcagagtttaaataaataaataaaggggaaaaaaaggcaaaaagagcACTTATAAAACTGATAGTTTAGCGTACTGCTTATTGGCTGACATCTCATCCTGTAACCACTTAGACCCATCAAGATGCACAGAAATTATGAAAGTAAAAGTTATGAGAAATATTCTTGATTTTTCAATGGGCAAGCACAGTatctgaggaaaataaaaccttaattTATACTTATAGCCAAATATATTTGAGAATGAATTATAAGAAAGAGATAGCAAGAAAATTTACTTTACAAATTGTTTACAATTTGTTACAATTAGGATCTTACTAATCCTAAGCTATTTCTTTAATCAGAAAAGACCCAGTATATCTAAAGTTAAGCTTTTTAATAACAGCTTCAGCTGCTATAAATCTTGAGTCATCGATGaatgctgaaaacagaagaaatcatgCAATACTATCTCCAATACCAATTCAGTGGTATTCAATTCTCCAATATCCAATTCAGGGGAATTAGAGAAATGATACTGCTGATAAAATGAGCCCATTAATACTGTTTGAACTGCCCAGGTTTAGCAGAAGTCTGTATACACTTTTCAACTTACCAAACTGCTGCTGCAATAAAAGTGGCAGTTGTGACAGGTATCAGTACAGGATACTGCACATCGTAGTCCTCAATTCCACGATACCACTCAAGGTATATAATGCAGTAAAAGGCAATGGATAAACATGCAGCCAATAAACAACTGCCAGAGGCAAACCACCAACTGCAGTAGAAGGGAAAAA
This region of Coturnix japonica isolate 7356 chromosome 4, Coturnix japonica 2.1, whole genome shotgun sequence genomic DNA includes:
- the TMEM128 gene encoding transmembrane protein 128, with translation MEGGGQQLPRLRRHLRQGTEPSSPLLQPLLRGGGTAEESTAGEKKKKPPPRLNVHSAFWILASIAVTYYCDFFKSIKETIQADSWWFASGSCLLAACLSIAFYCIIYLEWYRGIEDYDVQYPVLIPVTTATFIAAAVCFNVALWPVWSFITPVVLFIQFMGVVMLVSLLG